TCCGTTTTCTTCCGTCTCGATAGGAATAAACCTGGAATGCTGCTTCCTAGAAAGGGAAGTGCAGCCACTCCGATAGAAGTGCAGAGGAAACAGCTCCCCATCTACCAGGCGAAACCTCAGCTGCTGAACCAACTGAGGCAGCTGCACAACGCCATTCTGATCGGTAACGTGCCCGCAGCTCCTGTTAGCTAACAGTGCTAACACGTTAGCCTAGTTAAAGGACGCTTCCACTCAATTCATCTCAGTTGTCTAGCTCAAATATCTCACCTCTGTGTTACGTTGTGTGGTTTTGAGTAGTTTTCTCATTTACAGTTGTGGCAAAGCCTCCTCAGGGAGTGTTTTCACGTTTTTCCACTCCACATTTTACAGTGTTACTTGAACAATCCCTGATTTTACTCTCATACTTCAGGTGAGACTGGATCTGGGAAGACCACTCAGATCCCACAGTATCTGTATGAGGCCGGCATCGGGCGACAGGGCGTCATCGCCATCACTCAGCCCCGCCGGGTCGCTGCCATCTCACTGGCAGGAAGggtggcagaggagaagaggactCAGCTGGGCAAGCTGGTATGCACAGCAGACATCGTTCCCCATGCGACTGCTTGGCGTTTGCTATCATCAACACGGTTTGGTCAGTTGACATAAGTGTCTCAACGAATCCAACTCCTCCCCAGGTTGGTTACACAGTGCGTTTCGAGGACGTCACCTCGTCGGAAACGAAGCTGAAGTTCATGACGGACGGCATGCTGCTGCGCGAGGCCATCGGGGACCCCTTGCTGCTGCGCTACACCGTGGTGGTGCTGGACGAAGCCCATGAGCGCACCGTGCACACGGATGTGCTGTTCGGCGTGGTCAAGGCCGCTCAACGCAGGCGCAGGGAACTTAACAAGATCCCCCTGAAGGTAGGAGGACGGTTGCAGCTGCCCTGACTTTAATGAGATATTTTGATTTCTCAGTAAACACTGGGCTTGACCCTTCGCTGCTTGTGAGGGAAAAGAAATTGCTGATCATTTACTCTAAACTCATTTTCTGCTTCTGCCTAAACatatatacttttttctttttcatctgtaaCCTGCACAGGTCATAGTGATGTCGGCCACGATGGATGTGGATTTGTTCTCGGAGTACTTCAACAAGTCACCTGTGCTGTACCTGGAGGGGCGGCAGCATCCCATCCAGATCTACTACACCAAGCAGCCCCAGTCAGACTACCTGCAGGCTGCACTCGTGTCTGTTTTCCAGATCCATCAGGTAGTCTTTTAACATTTGCCTTCAACTTGACAGAAACAAGGGACCCTAACAGTAACATTGTTCTAATTGAATCACTCATATGCCAAACGTTGTGTTTCCGGTTTAAACATTTCTCCTTTAATACTATAAGGAAGCAAACAGTGAATGAACTGTTTCCTGGGCGCATGTTCACGTACTGCGATGATTCTTCGTGACACTGGAACAGAACGTGATCTTAATTGTGCGCACGCAGGAGGCACCTCCGTCCCATGATATCTTAGTCTTCATGACGGGCCAGGAGGAGATCGAGGCTCTGGCCAGGACTTGTCGGGACATCTCCAAGCATCTGCCTGACGGCTGTTGTCCCATGCTGGTTATACCTTTGTACGCGTCGCTGCCCCCGGCACAGCAGCTCAGGGTCTTCCAGTCGGCTCCCAAGGTAAAggcaacaacacacatgcatgagtTCTGCAGACTAGTGTGGGCAAAAGTCAAACTCAATTTGGACAGGATGTCTGAAATCTATGTACGGCTCATctcaactgtgtttttgttgaagaGCCACTTAAAAGGCAATTTGCTTCCTTCTCAATGTAAAGCTCTTTGCACCGCTGTTTCGttattttctgttattaaaCAGTCACGCAAAATGTTTGTCCCTGTTGCCTTTGTCCAGGGTTGTAGGAAGGTTATCCTGTCAACCAACATCGCTGAGACGTCAGTTACAATCTCCGGGATAAAATATGTCATAGACACAGGGATGGTGAAGGCCAAACGTTTCAATCCTGGTAAGAGGATTAAGTCTTGACACTCACACATTCTCATTTcagtattaaaggggcagtaagcgattttaatccaatacacttttggttaaaattcagcgaatatttcttcacagtccgctagctgttggttctgtgtgtgcgcagcccttgctctgtaaattgaaaacaaaaagaaatggtgcggaccgcaccactgGGTTTGCAGcgtgtaaacatcactccccgacaccttaagagacgtgctagcgacagacacTACGACTccggggttttggcctcgtggttgcCGTGTCCGTCCCCTGTACCCGACCAGAGCAgtcaaaaaatcaacaacaaacaatctttctccaaaattgcttaatgCCCCTTTTAACGAAAAATcatttcatgaaataataaagtaaCTTGTGCTCCCGTTCAGTTTTTTAATTGTCATCTTATGTGTTGTGTGACTCTGAAGATAGCGGTTTGGAGGTGCTGGCGGTGCAGCGGGTTTCTAAAGCGCAGGCGTGGCAGAGAGCGGGCCGGGCCGGCAGGGAGGAGTCCGGCTCCTGCTATCGCCTCTACACCGAGCCGGAATTCGACAACCTAATCCCCATGACTGTGCCCGAGATCCAAAGGTAGGACTCTGTGTTTCATACAGTTAATAAACCTCAGGTACAGTGTGTGCTTGGGTGCAGGAGTCTCCCCTGCATGTTGATGCATTTAGGTCAGTGTGATTGAATAGCCTGTTAttctgttgttgatgttttttctccctctgtgcgtgtgtctgctgcaggtgtAACTTGGCCAGTGTGATGCTGCAGTTAATGGCTCTGGGGATTCCAGATGTGATGAATTTTGATTTCATGTCGAAGCCCTCCCCAGGTGAGATGCTACCGATCATGCATCACCGCGCTCCTCTGGTCATCCCGGACAGTCGGAGGGTCACACTAATGTTTTGTGTGCTTTATCCCAGAGGCCGTTCGTTCTGCTTTGGAGCATTTAGAGCTGCTGGGAGCcgtggagaggaaggaggggcaGATTTTCCTCACTGCACTGGGGAAGAAGATGGCAAGCTTCCCTCTGGAGCCTAGATATgccaaggtaaaaaaaagtgtttactgTGTTCAGGGCTTTTGCTTATACAGGGGTCGTATATTTAGTATATGATGACTTGAAGTGAGAGCCTGTTGCCTTGCATGTAACCCAGACAGAATTTGATGTAACACTTGCTGCCTtgttcccctctgtctcccagACCATCCTGTTGTCCCCTGATTACTCCTGTTCTGAGGAGATTCTGAGCATTGTTTCCCTGCTGTCAGTGGACACTGTGCTGTTCAACCCTCCAGCCCGGCGAGAAGAGGTGCTCGCTGCGCGCAAGAAGTTCTCTTCCAGCGAAGGAGACCACATGACCCTCCTCAACATTTACAGAGCGTTCAAGAAAGTCAGTGGTAATAAGGTGAGCCTATCGGGATAAGTAAATGAATAAtatggcaaagaaaaacaccccAGAGTTGAGATTATGTTGCTGAGCTACTTTGTAATCCAGTGTATGTCTGCTGTTAAAAGGAGTGGTGCCGGGAGAACTTTGTcaacagcaggaacatgagTCTGGTGAAAGACGTCCAGGCGCAACTCAAGGAAATCTGCCTTAAGGTACACATCTTTCAGTCCCTATAATCACTGACTGTACTGTGGGAATGTGAATGTTCTCTGTAGAACAGCAGCCAATTTGAGCGTCGTAATAGCAgagttctttttgtttttccagatgaaTTTAAAGCTGGAGTCATGTGGGGCAGAAACGGGGAACGTCCGCCGCTGCCTCGCCCATGGGATGTTTGTCAACGCCGCGGAGCTACAGCCCGACGGCAGCTACCTGGCTCTGGACACCCACCAGCCCGTGgccatccatccctcctctgTCCTTTTCCAGGCCAAGCCGTCATACGTGGTCTTCAACGAGCTGCTGCACACGTCCCGCTGCTACATGAGGGACCTCTGTTTGGTGGACGCCGACTGGCTGCTGGATGCGGCGCCGGAGTACTTTGGCCGCAAACTCCACCCCACCAAGAGCTAACCAACAGAGAAATCGGACACTTTGCTCGAATCACCCAGTGGCAATAATATTGGAAACAATTTAGTCTCTTTACAAAGCTGAATTTTGGATAAAGACACTTACTCCAAATAAGAAGACAACATTTTGTGTAGTAAACTTCTCTGGATTTCACTACCTCTAAGTTGACGAGCATCTGGCatgtgtcactgcagcagaaatCTGCACACTGAGGCCTCACAACTTCTTTGACCTCCTGCAGACTTTaattgacattttataaacagcGTTTCTTCTGCCCGATAGTATTTCATCTTTCCATTTGGCTACATGTTTACCATCTGAAAGAAgagattcttgttttttttatgtttcatccGCCAGTTCTTTCAGCATTTGTGTGCATTATTAACAGCACACCCTCTGATATGTTTTATCTGATTTCGCCCTCgaagtcaaattaatttcacaTGGTCTTAAAGTTTAATTGTTAAGATACCTTGTTATCAAGGTATTTGACTGACAATTTAACTGACTGATGTCTGCCTGCGAGATGTTCACCCTTTCGGAGGCTAAGGAAAGCAATtttctcttaaaggggcagtaagcgattttaaagaAAGctcgtttctctctttgttgttgatttgattttgacgCTCTGGCTGGGCTGTGAACCCGCGACCTTGAGTATGGGAGACAGACGCACTAACCACCAGGTCAAAGCCTCTGAGTTGCAGCGCTACTCGCTAGCAGGTATTTTCAAGGTGTCGACGaggtgatgtttacaaactgcactggcagtgttgtgtggtgtggtccgcaccattcttttgtttttcgatttacagagcccgGATCTTCTtttggcgcacacacagaagcgacagctttttacaaaacatgtattgctttagaatcgcttactgcccctttaaatattcCCACTATGTGGTTTTGGGTTTATACAAAGTTTTATATATGAGGACGCCGTCTTTGTCTTAATCTTTCAATTCATGTAATAACAAGAAACCATGAAAAGTATATAGAAAACAGGGTGCTTGTGCATGCCCCCCCTCCCATCTACAGTACTACTGTATCACCATATTCCCAAACACATGCACGTCAGGAGAAGCAGCATGCCTTATTCTCCAGGTTCTACTCTTGTTGCACAGATCCTTCACTCACACTCTGCACAGACTAACCACAGATGTATGCTGACAACCAGTGGATGCAACGCATGGAGGTTGTAGTTAACGATCTGATCACTCAGGTCTTTTTCGTACTTTGGAGAATTTAAATTTGCAACATGAAAAATAGGGTGGAtgctcctcctgtctcttttttttacacaggacTCAGGATTGTACAATATATATTCTGTAACCtcaataaaatgacaaactatttctaattttaaaaattatCAAACACCAGATGCACCTGGGTGTACAGTAGAGATATGATCAGACATTTCACATGCAggttgtgtgttcagtgacagAACATGCTGCTCTTGAGGTTTGTAAGTTGTTCACAAAGGATAAGTAGACTGATTAAGATCTGCATGTACCGTTATAAACTTTACAAGATGATCTGCACACCTTTGGTGAGTTTATTAGAACTATACTTAATGATTTGAAGTAACACAGATGTCATGATTtctaattattaaaaataataaacctACTGCCCCAGAGAAC
The sequence above is a segment of the Scophthalmus maximus strain ysfricsl-2021 chromosome 2, ASM2237912v1, whole genome shotgun sequence genome. Coding sequences within it:
- the dhx33 gene encoding ATP-dependent RNA helicase DHX33, giving the protein MPHDPDPPPAKRFKPGSVFFRLDRNKPGMLLPRKGSAATPIEVQRKQLPIYQAKPQLLNQLRQLHNAILIGETGSGKTTQIPQYLYEAGIGRQGVIAITQPRRVAAISLAGRVAEEKRTQLGKLVGYTVRFEDVTSSETKLKFMTDGMLLREAIGDPLLLRYTVVVLDEAHERTVHTDVLFGVVKAAQRRRRELNKIPLKVIVMSATMDVDLFSEYFNKSPVLYLEGRQHPIQIYYTKQPQSDYLQAALVSVFQIHQEAPPSHDILVFMTGQEEIEALARTCRDISKHLPDGCCPMLVIPLYASLPPAQQLRVFQSAPKGCRKVILSTNIAETSVTISGIKYVIDTGMVKAKRFNPDSGLEVLAVQRVSKAQAWQRAGRAGREESGSCYRLYTEPEFDNLIPMTVPEIQRCNLASVMLQLMALGIPDVMNFDFMSKPSPEAVRSALEHLELLGAVERKEGQIFLTALGKKMASFPLEPRYAKTILLSPDYSCSEEILSIVSLLSVDTVLFNPPARREEVLAARKKFSSSEGDHMTLLNIYRAFKKVSGNKEWCRENFVNSRNMSLVKDVQAQLKEICLKMNLKLESCGAETGNVRRCLAHGMFVNAAELQPDGSYLALDTHQPVAIHPSSVLFQAKPSYVVFNELLHTSRCYMRDLCLVDADWLLDAAPEYFGRKLHPTKS